In Daphnia magna isolate NIES linkage group LG7, ASM2063170v1.1, whole genome shotgun sequence, a single genomic region encodes these proteins:
- the LOC116927032 gene encoding protein unc-13 homolog 4B isoform X1: MSCSARVKKCGGRRVDNNNSNNNNRRSLLFLLGSDGGGMSNNSASAWFHNSLQHLSHSWHRFNKFGISRDKKADRCSTWFVDQTDNNNKTLPLFSFPRRTISEESIDFFDRFSKISERANTQRIPAGRRGAQLREDDTVEEAFARANRINKLDHQRITSSPQLSDGSDEGADRVESAPLPAPRSRPRSRVPTPTVLVAWIWGPELIVGHEAEIVYCEVLYSLLHAISRTGCDNSSIDQVFDYLQRSFQFTDAKHEELLSTVRHRTPPDVSLQLGVLQARNLKGKDVNGMSDPYCSIWISSNRQKFQDTSMKPRTLDPVWNETLNFAVKDVNEDILQLEIWDYDPDETVKEKMSRITEVKDLRGMGILLKQIAVASKAPGKPAHKFLGLLNVGLKSIPLSGLERWYQLEGRDKTKTKDRGEIRLNLTLSASRPDTSEQFTLQESFIHYERLLRIVVEHEMRGDSEWRGVIPDSAAVMLRQFAAHRGLRQSVTDACLWSVYSTAFHKRTLDLSVMLGLVQRLRKAINDGKLPEEELVNVFWTAAESFSVAALSAIRHLRNNPELSTKPDQLSALLECLKELNILGSNRPGLSEMEVRISESVTMGAADWFCRVVGGRRKGGPICDDDRLENAIRICQSLMTDLKTVLTVHHKIFERIWQIPVFNIVYLYYDGQLTDISKPVVDSVTRSLKSVHTNNNQIVSLALEASGEVSRPVQNGHAKQNEADAIAPRLSMGTALFELYLCLQQFHKLSISLPQSEKESVKLAPFYTWFETAVDRWLDIALYKAMIRIGKAVSLDNLQTVDSIVRHSSSAVDAVSVFYSIKMFWEQLAWPDEKGALSFVIKIMDEVKQSATIYAEAIRLKLERLHSGSPTSATAQPFFISLKICSAINSILHVQLSIDPLAEEIGLYRLRDAVQQNGDDGSIHLGQEALTENAIKDVNEKLDEIFYAIARRFEVEVAKLINTVMESDFGMRQTDDLNHYICNQLLALDSNLPRDVFFRVLNIIYHHILQSFLNVVEGEVQKKRQPACFRQWKELLDIVENCFQNPDAEEEIEDEALVKIRWLLKLHGMDTGDLIHQYRLDRLKQTLDSGKDAGIGSLSVRVIFIDDALNIDILNARNLKPMDVNGSADPYVKVQLLPTTTFPDAAILKSKVLKNTLFPLFEESFTYPVPKSLQTNPECCILFTVKDKDLIGANEMMGEYFLGFQEITRGDSSVDMNALDQRILPLTKPQDQESEYLNALEGRTWDKVARDFAKKEKKRMNGK, translated from the exons ATGAGCTGTTCTGCTCGAGTCAAGAAATGCGGTGGCCGACGTgtggacaacaacaacagcaacaacaacaatcgtCGTTCGTTGCTTTTTTTACTCGGGAGCGATGGTGGCGGAATGAGCAATAATTCAGCTTCCGCTTGGTTCCACAACTCTTTGCAACACTTGAGCCACAGTTGGCATCGATTCAACAAGTTCGGCATCAGTCGCGATAAAAAAGCCGATCGATGTTCCACTTGGTTTGTTGATCAGACagataacaataacaaaacgcttcctctcttttcatttccaaG GAGAACCATTAGCGAGGAATCCATCGACTTCTTTGACCGGTTTTCAAAGATCAGCGAACGAGCCAACACTCAAAGGATTCCGGCCGGACGACGAGGCGCTCAGCTGAGAGAGGATGACACGGTTGAGGAAGCGTTCGCTCGAGCCAATCGTATCAACAAGTTGGACCACCAACGAATCACGTCCAGTCCACAATTGAGTGATGGATCAGACGAAGGAGCGGACCGGGTCGAGTCTGCTCCTTTACCGGCTCCAAGATCTCGACCCAGGTCTCGCGTTCCGACTCCCACCGTCCTTGTTGCCTGGATCTGGGGACCCGAACTTATCGTCGGTCACGAG GCGGAGATTGTTTATTGCGAAGTGCTCTACAGTCTTCTGCACGCCATAAGCCGTACGGGATGTGACAACAGCAGCATAGATCAAGTCTTTGACTACTTACAACGATCGTTCCAGTTCACCGACGCCAAACATGAAGAATTATTGTCGACTGTTCGACACAGGACT CCGCCAGATGTCTCGCTGCAGTTGGGCGTCCTCCAAGCGCGCAACCTGAAGGGCAAGGACGTCAACG GTATGAGTGATCCTTACTGTTCCATATGGATTTCGAGCAACCGCCAAAAGTTTCAGGATACGTCCATGAAACCGAGGACGTTGGATCCCGTTTGGAACGAGACGCTGAATTT TGCGGTAAAGGACGTAAATGAAGACATTTTGCAACTGGAAATCTG GGATTACGACCCAGACGAGACTGTCAAAGAAAAGATGTCGCGTATCACTGAAGTAAAAGATCTACGCGGAATGGGCATCTTACTCAAACAAATCGCTGTAGCGTCCAAAGCGCCAGGAAAACCGGCCCATAAATTCCTTGGTCTATTGAACGTCGGATTGAAATCTATTCCGCTCTCCGGACTGGAACGCTGGTACCAGCTGGAAGGACGAGACAAGACTAAAACGAAGGATCGCGGAGAAATCCGTCTCAATTTGACACTGTCGGCCAGCCGTCCCGATACGTCAGAGCAATTCACGCTACAAGAAAGCTTTATCCATTACGAACGCTTGCTCAGAATCGTAGTGGAACACGAGATGCGAGGAGATAGCGAATGGCGTGGCGTTATCCCTGATTCGGCAGCTGTAATGCTCCGCCAATTTGCCGCTCATCGAGGACTAAGACAATCAGTGACGGACGCTTGTCTATGGTCCGTCTATTCGACTGCCTTCCATAAACGGACCCTGGATCTTTCCGTCATGTTAGGCTTGGTCCAACGACTCCGCAAGGCCATCAACGATGGCAAATTACCCGAAGAAGAACTAGTCAACGTGTTTTGGACGGCTGCTGAATCGTTTTCCGTCGCTGCCCTGTCAGCCATCCGCCATTTACGCAACAATCCGGAATTGAGCACTAAACCTGATCAACTTTCAGCTCTCCTCGA ATGCCTCAAGGAATTGAACATTTTGGGATCTAACAGACCGGGATTGTCTGAAATGGAAGTTAGAATCAGCGAGTCAGTTACTATGGGAGCGGCGGATTGGTTCTGTCGAGTTGTTggcggaagaagaaaaggcggCCCCATCTGCGACGACGACCGCTTGGAAAACGCGATCCGCATTTGTCAGTCGCTGATGACCGATTTGAAAACAGTTCTGACTGTTCACCATAAAATATTTGAACGCATCTGGCAAATTCCAGTCTTCAACATCGTCTACTTGTACTACGACGGCCAGTTAACGGACATTTCCAAGCCCGTAGTGGACAGTGTCACGAGAAGTCTCAAGTCCGTTCATACCAACAACAATCAGATCGTTTCATTGGCATTGGAAGCCTCCGGCGAGGTTTCCAGACCCGTTCAAAACGGCcatgcaaaacaaaacgaagCGGATGCTATTGCGCCACGGCTGTCAATGGGCACTGCTCTCTTTGAACTCTATTTGTGCCTTCAACAATTCCACAA gctatcaatttcactgcctCAGTCGGAGAAGGAAAGCGTTAAATTGGCTCCGTTTTACACTTGGTTTGAAACGGCTGTCGATCGCTGGCTGGATATAGCCTTGTATAAAGCCATGATTCGAATCGGTAAAGCGGTCTCCTTGGATAATCTGCAAACAGTCGACAGCATAGTGCGACACTCTTCGTCTGCTGTCGACGCTGTCAGCGTCTTCTATTCA ATCAAAATGTTTTGGGAACAACTTGCCTGGCCTGATGAGAAAGGGGCGTTGTCTTTCGTTATCAAGATCATGGAT GAGGTGAAACAGTCGGCAACTATTTATGCCGAGGCCATCCGGCTGAAATTGGAGAGGCTCCATTCCGGTTCACCGACGTCAGCTACTGCGCagccttttttcatttccctgaAAATCTGTTCGGCCATCAACAGCATCTTGCACGTCCAACTCTCCATCGATCCATTGGCGGAAGAAATAGGACTCTACAGATTACGTGACGCTGTCCAGCAGAATGGTGATGACGGGTCAATTCATCTCGGACAAGAAGCGCTGACAGAAAATGCCATCAAAGATGTTAACGAAAAACTGGACGAAATCTTTTATGCTATAGCCCGCAGG tttgAAGTAGAAGTGGCTAAGCTCATCAATACGGTAATGGAATCGGATTTTGGCATGCGCCAAACTGACGATCTCAACCATTACATTTGCAACCAACTTCTAGCGCTGGATAGCAACCTTCCAAGAGACGTTTTCTTCCGTGTTTTAAACATAATCTATCACCACATTTTGCAAAGTTTCCTTAATGTCGTAGAAGGCGAAGTCCAG AAAAAGCGACAGCCGGCTTGCTTCCGCCAGTGGAAAGAGCTACTCGATATAGTTGAGAATTGCTTCCAGAATCCCGATGCCGAGGAGGAAATAGAAGACGAAGCTTTGGTAAAAATCCGCTGGCTACTCAAGTTGCACGGAATGGACACGGGCGATCTGATCCATCAATATCGACTTGATCGACTAAAGCAGACGTTGGATTCCGGTAAAGATGCCGGCATTGGTTCTCTGTCTGTTCGAGTCATCTTTATCGACGATGCGCTAAATATCGATATACTTAATGCCCGTAACTTGAAGCCCATGGATGTTAATGGCTCGGCTGATCCGTACGTTAAAGTTCAACTTTTGCCAACCACAACGTTTCCGGATGCGGCGATACTCAAGAGTAAAGTGCTTAAAAATACTCTTTTCCCACTATTTGAAGAGAGCTTTACCTA tCCGGTACCAAAGTCGCTGCAGACTAACCCGGAATGCTGCATTTTATTCACAGTCAAGGATAAGGATCTGATTGGCGCCAATGAAATGATGGGTGAATACTTCCTGGGCTTCCAGGAGATCACCCGCGGAGACTCTTCAGTTGACATGAACGCTTTAGATCAAAGGATATTGCCACTGACTAAACCACAAGATCAAG AATCTGAATATTTGAATGCACTGGAAGGCCGTACATGGGATAAGGTGGCTCGCGATTTCgccaaaaaagagaagaaacgtaTGAACGGAAAATGA
- the LOC116927032 gene encoding protein unc-13 homolog 4B isoform X4: MMQMLSHHHYHNGFNSLFLKLRRTISEESIDFFDRFSKISERANTQRIPAGRRGAQLREDDTVEEAFARANRINKLDHQRITSSPQLSDGSDEGADRVESAPLPAPRSRPRSRVPTPTVLVAWIWGPELIVGHEAEIVYCEVLYSLLHAISRTGCDNSSIDQVFDYLQRSFQFTDAKHEELLSTVRHRTPPDVSLQLGVLQARNLKGKDVNGMSDPYCSIWISSNRQKFQDTSMKPRTLDPVWNETLNFAVKDVNEDILQLEIWDYDPDETVKEKMSRITEVKDLRGMGILLKQIAVASKAPGKPAHKFLGLLNVGLKSIPLSGLERWYQLEGRDKTKTKDRGEIRLNLTLSASRPDTSEQFTLQESFIHYERLLRIVVEHEMRGDSEWRGVIPDSAAVMLRQFAAHRGLRQSVTDACLWSVYSTAFHKRTLDLSVMLGLVQRLRKAINDGKLPEEELVNVFWTAAESFSVAALSAIRHLRNNPELSTKPDQLSALLECLKELNILGSNRPGLSEMEVRISESVTMGAADWFCRVVGGRRKGGPICDDDRLENAIRICQSLMTDLKTVLTVHHKIFERIWQIPVFNIVYLYYDGQLTDISKPVVDSVTRSLKSVHTNNNQIVSLALEASGEVSRPVQNGHAKQNEADAIAPRLSMGTALFELYLCLQQFHKLSISLPQSEKESVKLAPFYTWFETAVDRWLDIALYKAMIRIGKAVSLDNLQTVDSIVRHSSSAVDAVSVFYSIKMFWEQLAWPDEKGALSFVIKIMDEVKQSATIYAEAIRLKLERLHSGSPTSATAQPFFISLKICSAINSILHVQLSIDPLAEEIGLYRLRDAVQQNGDDGSIHLGQEALTENAIKDVNEKLDEIFYAIARRFEVEVAKLINTVMESDFGMRQTDDLNHYICNQLLALDSNLPRDVFFRVLNIIYHHILQSFLNVVEGEVQKKRQPACFRQWKELLDIVENCFQNPDAEEEIEDEALVKIRWLLKLHGMDTGDLIHQYRLDRLKQTLDSGKDAGIGSLSVRVIFIDDALNIDILNARNLKPMDVNGSADPYVKVQLLPTTTFPDAAILKSKVLKNTLFPLFEESFTYPVPKSLQTNPECCILFTVKDKDLIGANEMMGEYFLGFQEITRGDSSVDMNALDQRILPLTKPQDQESEYLNALEGRTWDKVARDFAKKEKKRMNGK; the protein is encoded by the exons ATGATGCAAATGTTATCTCACCACCACTACCACAACGGATTTAAttcgttatttttgaaactgAG GAGAACCATTAGCGAGGAATCCATCGACTTCTTTGACCGGTTTTCAAAGATCAGCGAACGAGCCAACACTCAAAGGATTCCGGCCGGACGACGAGGCGCTCAGCTGAGAGAGGATGACACGGTTGAGGAAGCGTTCGCTCGAGCCAATCGTATCAACAAGTTGGACCACCAACGAATCACGTCCAGTCCACAATTGAGTGATGGATCAGACGAAGGAGCGGACCGGGTCGAGTCTGCTCCTTTACCGGCTCCAAGATCTCGACCCAGGTCTCGCGTTCCGACTCCCACCGTCCTTGTTGCCTGGATCTGGGGACCCGAACTTATCGTCGGTCACGAG GCGGAGATTGTTTATTGCGAAGTGCTCTACAGTCTTCTGCACGCCATAAGCCGTACGGGATGTGACAACAGCAGCATAGATCAAGTCTTTGACTACTTACAACGATCGTTCCAGTTCACCGACGCCAAACATGAAGAATTATTGTCGACTGTTCGACACAGGACT CCGCCAGATGTCTCGCTGCAGTTGGGCGTCCTCCAAGCGCGCAACCTGAAGGGCAAGGACGTCAACG GTATGAGTGATCCTTACTGTTCCATATGGATTTCGAGCAACCGCCAAAAGTTTCAGGATACGTCCATGAAACCGAGGACGTTGGATCCCGTTTGGAACGAGACGCTGAATTT TGCGGTAAAGGACGTAAATGAAGACATTTTGCAACTGGAAATCTG GGATTACGACCCAGACGAGACTGTCAAAGAAAAGATGTCGCGTATCACTGAAGTAAAAGATCTACGCGGAATGGGCATCTTACTCAAACAAATCGCTGTAGCGTCCAAAGCGCCAGGAAAACCGGCCCATAAATTCCTTGGTCTATTGAACGTCGGATTGAAATCTATTCCGCTCTCCGGACTGGAACGCTGGTACCAGCTGGAAGGACGAGACAAGACTAAAACGAAGGATCGCGGAGAAATCCGTCTCAATTTGACACTGTCGGCCAGCCGTCCCGATACGTCAGAGCAATTCACGCTACAAGAAAGCTTTATCCATTACGAACGCTTGCTCAGAATCGTAGTGGAACACGAGATGCGAGGAGATAGCGAATGGCGTGGCGTTATCCCTGATTCGGCAGCTGTAATGCTCCGCCAATTTGCCGCTCATCGAGGACTAAGACAATCAGTGACGGACGCTTGTCTATGGTCCGTCTATTCGACTGCCTTCCATAAACGGACCCTGGATCTTTCCGTCATGTTAGGCTTGGTCCAACGACTCCGCAAGGCCATCAACGATGGCAAATTACCCGAAGAAGAACTAGTCAACGTGTTTTGGACGGCTGCTGAATCGTTTTCCGTCGCTGCCCTGTCAGCCATCCGCCATTTACGCAACAATCCGGAATTGAGCACTAAACCTGATCAACTTTCAGCTCTCCTCGA ATGCCTCAAGGAATTGAACATTTTGGGATCTAACAGACCGGGATTGTCTGAAATGGAAGTTAGAATCAGCGAGTCAGTTACTATGGGAGCGGCGGATTGGTTCTGTCGAGTTGTTggcggaagaagaaaaggcggCCCCATCTGCGACGACGACCGCTTGGAAAACGCGATCCGCATTTGTCAGTCGCTGATGACCGATTTGAAAACAGTTCTGACTGTTCACCATAAAATATTTGAACGCATCTGGCAAATTCCAGTCTTCAACATCGTCTACTTGTACTACGACGGCCAGTTAACGGACATTTCCAAGCCCGTAGTGGACAGTGTCACGAGAAGTCTCAAGTCCGTTCATACCAACAACAATCAGATCGTTTCATTGGCATTGGAAGCCTCCGGCGAGGTTTCCAGACCCGTTCAAAACGGCcatgcaaaacaaaacgaagCGGATGCTATTGCGCCACGGCTGTCAATGGGCACTGCTCTCTTTGAACTCTATTTGTGCCTTCAACAATTCCACAA gctatcaatttcactgcctCAGTCGGAGAAGGAAAGCGTTAAATTGGCTCCGTTTTACACTTGGTTTGAAACGGCTGTCGATCGCTGGCTGGATATAGCCTTGTATAAAGCCATGATTCGAATCGGTAAAGCGGTCTCCTTGGATAATCTGCAAACAGTCGACAGCATAGTGCGACACTCTTCGTCTGCTGTCGACGCTGTCAGCGTCTTCTATTCA ATCAAAATGTTTTGGGAACAACTTGCCTGGCCTGATGAGAAAGGGGCGTTGTCTTTCGTTATCAAGATCATGGAT GAGGTGAAACAGTCGGCAACTATTTATGCCGAGGCCATCCGGCTGAAATTGGAGAGGCTCCATTCCGGTTCACCGACGTCAGCTACTGCGCagccttttttcatttccctgaAAATCTGTTCGGCCATCAACAGCATCTTGCACGTCCAACTCTCCATCGATCCATTGGCGGAAGAAATAGGACTCTACAGATTACGTGACGCTGTCCAGCAGAATGGTGATGACGGGTCAATTCATCTCGGACAAGAAGCGCTGACAGAAAATGCCATCAAAGATGTTAACGAAAAACTGGACGAAATCTTTTATGCTATAGCCCGCAGG tttgAAGTAGAAGTGGCTAAGCTCATCAATACGGTAATGGAATCGGATTTTGGCATGCGCCAAACTGACGATCTCAACCATTACATTTGCAACCAACTTCTAGCGCTGGATAGCAACCTTCCAAGAGACGTTTTCTTCCGTGTTTTAAACATAATCTATCACCACATTTTGCAAAGTTTCCTTAATGTCGTAGAAGGCGAAGTCCAG AAAAAGCGACAGCCGGCTTGCTTCCGCCAGTGGAAAGAGCTACTCGATATAGTTGAGAATTGCTTCCAGAATCCCGATGCCGAGGAGGAAATAGAAGACGAAGCTTTGGTAAAAATCCGCTGGCTACTCAAGTTGCACGGAATGGACACGGGCGATCTGATCCATCAATATCGACTTGATCGACTAAAGCAGACGTTGGATTCCGGTAAAGATGCCGGCATTGGTTCTCTGTCTGTTCGAGTCATCTTTATCGACGATGCGCTAAATATCGATATACTTAATGCCCGTAACTTGAAGCCCATGGATGTTAATGGCTCGGCTGATCCGTACGTTAAAGTTCAACTTTTGCCAACCACAACGTTTCCGGATGCGGCGATACTCAAGAGTAAAGTGCTTAAAAATACTCTTTTCCCACTATTTGAAGAGAGCTTTACCTA tCCGGTACCAAAGTCGCTGCAGACTAACCCGGAATGCTGCATTTTATTCACAGTCAAGGATAAGGATCTGATTGGCGCCAATGAAATGATGGGTGAATACTTCCTGGGCTTCCAGGAGATCACCCGCGGAGACTCTTCAGTTGACATGAACGCTTTAGATCAAAGGATATTGCCACTGACTAAACCACAAGATCAAG AATCTGAATATTTGAATGCACTGGAAGGCCGTACATGGGATAAGGTGGCTCGCGATTTCgccaaaaaagagaagaaacgtaTGAACGGAAAATGA
- the LOC116927032 gene encoding protein unc-13 homolog 4B isoform X2 encodes MASNWNEEDEQAEVVINPETDTSAYNQLWQEALEVDDEVMRILQEHGEQVIDDETEIATDAMEEGGIKRTISEESIDFFDRFSKISERANTQRIPAGRRGAQLREDDTVEEAFARANRINKLDHQRITSSPQLSDGSDEGADRVESAPLPAPRSRPRSRVPTPTVLVAWIWGPELIVGHEAEIVYCEVLYSLLHAISRTGCDNSSIDQVFDYLQRSFQFTDAKHEELLSTVRHRTPPDVSLQLGVLQARNLKGKDVNGMSDPYCSIWISSNRQKFQDTSMKPRTLDPVWNETLNFAVKDVNEDILQLEIWDYDPDETVKEKMSRITEVKDLRGMGILLKQIAVASKAPGKPAHKFLGLLNVGLKSIPLSGLERWYQLEGRDKTKTKDRGEIRLNLTLSASRPDTSEQFTLQESFIHYERLLRIVVEHEMRGDSEWRGVIPDSAAVMLRQFAAHRGLRQSVTDACLWSVYSTAFHKRTLDLSVMLGLVQRLRKAINDGKLPEEELVNVFWTAAESFSVAALSAIRHLRNNPELSTKPDQLSALLECLKELNILGSNRPGLSEMEVRISESVTMGAADWFCRVVGGRRKGGPICDDDRLENAIRICQSLMTDLKTVLTVHHKIFERIWQIPVFNIVYLYYDGQLTDISKPVVDSVTRSLKSVHTNNNQIVSLALEASGEVSRPVQNGHAKQNEADAIAPRLSMGTALFELYLCLQQFHKLSISLPQSEKESVKLAPFYTWFETAVDRWLDIALYKAMIRIGKAVSLDNLQTVDSIVRHSSSAVDAVSVFYSIKMFWEQLAWPDEKGALSFVIKIMDEVKQSATIYAEAIRLKLERLHSGSPTSATAQPFFISLKICSAINSILHVQLSIDPLAEEIGLYRLRDAVQQNGDDGSIHLGQEALTENAIKDVNEKLDEIFYAIARRFEVEVAKLINTVMESDFGMRQTDDLNHYICNQLLALDSNLPRDVFFRVLNIIYHHILQSFLNVVEGEVQKKRQPACFRQWKELLDIVENCFQNPDAEEEIEDEALVKIRWLLKLHGMDTGDLIHQYRLDRLKQTLDSGKDAGIGSLSVRVIFIDDALNIDILNARNLKPMDVNGSADPYVKVQLLPTTTFPDAAILKSKVLKNTLFPLFEESFTYPVPKSLQTNPECCILFTVKDKDLIGANEMMGEYFLGFQEITRGDSSVDMNALDQRILPLTKPQDQESEYLNALEGRTWDKVARDFAKKEKKRMNGK; translated from the exons ATGGCGTCCAATTGGAATGAAGAGGATGAGCAAGCTGAGGTTGTTATTAATCCGGAGACCGACACATCGGCTTACAACCAATTGTGGCAGGAAGCGCTGGAAGTTGACGATGAAGTTATGCGGATTTTGCAAGAACATGGCGAACAAGTGATCGATGACGAAACAGAAATAGCCACAGATGCCATGGAAGAAGGCGGAATCAA GAGAACCATTAGCGAGGAATCCATCGACTTCTTTGACCGGTTTTCAAAGATCAGCGAACGAGCCAACACTCAAAGGATTCCGGCCGGACGACGAGGCGCTCAGCTGAGAGAGGATGACACGGTTGAGGAAGCGTTCGCTCGAGCCAATCGTATCAACAAGTTGGACCACCAACGAATCACGTCCAGTCCACAATTGAGTGATGGATCAGACGAAGGAGCGGACCGGGTCGAGTCTGCTCCTTTACCGGCTCCAAGATCTCGACCCAGGTCTCGCGTTCCGACTCCCACCGTCCTTGTTGCCTGGATCTGGGGACCCGAACTTATCGTCGGTCACGAG GCGGAGATTGTTTATTGCGAAGTGCTCTACAGTCTTCTGCACGCCATAAGCCGTACGGGATGTGACAACAGCAGCATAGATCAAGTCTTTGACTACTTACAACGATCGTTCCAGTTCACCGACGCCAAACATGAAGAATTATTGTCGACTGTTCGACACAGGACT CCGCCAGATGTCTCGCTGCAGTTGGGCGTCCTCCAAGCGCGCAACCTGAAGGGCAAGGACGTCAACG GTATGAGTGATCCTTACTGTTCCATATGGATTTCGAGCAACCGCCAAAAGTTTCAGGATACGTCCATGAAACCGAGGACGTTGGATCCCGTTTGGAACGAGACGCTGAATTT TGCGGTAAAGGACGTAAATGAAGACATTTTGCAACTGGAAATCTG GGATTACGACCCAGACGAGACTGTCAAAGAAAAGATGTCGCGTATCACTGAAGTAAAAGATCTACGCGGAATGGGCATCTTACTCAAACAAATCGCTGTAGCGTCCAAAGCGCCAGGAAAACCGGCCCATAAATTCCTTGGTCTATTGAACGTCGGATTGAAATCTATTCCGCTCTCCGGACTGGAACGCTGGTACCAGCTGGAAGGACGAGACAAGACTAAAACGAAGGATCGCGGAGAAATCCGTCTCAATTTGACACTGTCGGCCAGCCGTCCCGATACGTCAGAGCAATTCACGCTACAAGAAAGCTTTATCCATTACGAACGCTTGCTCAGAATCGTAGTGGAACACGAGATGCGAGGAGATAGCGAATGGCGTGGCGTTATCCCTGATTCGGCAGCTGTAATGCTCCGCCAATTTGCCGCTCATCGAGGACTAAGACAATCAGTGACGGACGCTTGTCTATGGTCCGTCTATTCGACTGCCTTCCATAAACGGACCCTGGATCTTTCCGTCATGTTAGGCTTGGTCCAACGACTCCGCAAGGCCATCAACGATGGCAAATTACCCGAAGAAGAACTAGTCAACGTGTTTTGGACGGCTGCTGAATCGTTTTCCGTCGCTGCCCTGTCAGCCATCCGCCATTTACGCAACAATCCGGAATTGAGCACTAAACCTGATCAACTTTCAGCTCTCCTCGA ATGCCTCAAGGAATTGAACATTTTGGGATCTAACAGACCGGGATTGTCTGAAATGGAAGTTAGAATCAGCGAGTCAGTTACTATGGGAGCGGCGGATTGGTTCTGTCGAGTTGTTggcggaagaagaaaaggcggCCCCATCTGCGACGACGACCGCTTGGAAAACGCGATCCGCATTTGTCAGTCGCTGATGACCGATTTGAAAACAGTTCTGACTGTTCACCATAAAATATTTGAACGCATCTGGCAAATTCCAGTCTTCAACATCGTCTACTTGTACTACGACGGCCAGTTAACGGACATTTCCAAGCCCGTAGTGGACAGTGTCACGAGAAGTCTCAAGTCCGTTCATACCAACAACAATCAGATCGTTTCATTGGCATTGGAAGCCTCCGGCGAGGTTTCCAGACCCGTTCAAAACGGCcatgcaaaacaaaacgaagCGGATGCTATTGCGCCACGGCTGTCAATGGGCACTGCTCTCTTTGAACTCTATTTGTGCCTTCAACAATTCCACAA gctatcaatttcactgcctCAGTCGGAGAAGGAAAGCGTTAAATTGGCTCCGTTTTACACTTGGTTTGAAACGGCTGTCGATCGCTGGCTGGATATAGCCTTGTATAAAGCCATGATTCGAATCGGTAAAGCGGTCTCCTTGGATAATCTGCAAACAGTCGACAGCATAGTGCGACACTCTTCGTCTGCTGTCGACGCTGTCAGCGTCTTCTATTCA ATCAAAATGTTTTGGGAACAACTTGCCTGGCCTGATGAGAAAGGGGCGTTGTCTTTCGTTATCAAGATCATGGAT GAGGTGAAACAGTCGGCAACTATTTATGCCGAGGCCATCCGGCTGAAATTGGAGAGGCTCCATTCCGGTTCACCGACGTCAGCTACTGCGCagccttttttcatttccctgaAAATCTGTTCGGCCATCAACAGCATCTTGCACGTCCAACTCTCCATCGATCCATTGGCGGAAGAAATAGGACTCTACAGATTACGTGACGCTGTCCAGCAGAATGGTGATGACGGGTCAATTCATCTCGGACAAGAAGCGCTGACAGAAAATGCCATCAAAGATGTTAACGAAAAACTGGACGAAATCTTTTATGCTATAGCCCGCAGG tttgAAGTAGAAGTGGCTAAGCTCATCAATACGGTAATGGAATCGGATTTTGGCATGCGCCAAACTGACGATCTCAACCATTACATTTGCAACCAACTTCTAGCGCTGGATAGCAACCTTCCAAGAGACGTTTTCTTCCGTGTTTTAAACATAATCTATCACCACATTTTGCAAAGTTTCCTTAATGTCGTAGAAGGCGAAGTCCAG AAAAAGCGACAGCCGGCTTGCTTCCGCCAGTGGAAAGAGCTACTCGATATAGTTGAGAATTGCTTCCAGAATCCCGATGCCGAGGAGGAAATAGAAGACGAAGCTTTGGTAAAAATCCGCTGGCTACTCAAGTTGCACGGAATGGACACGGGCGATCTGATCCATCAATATCGACTTGATCGACTAAAGCAGACGTTGGATTCCGGTAAAGATGCCGGCATTGGTTCTCTGTCTGTTCGAGTCATCTTTATCGACGATGCGCTAAATATCGATATACTTAATGCCCGTAACTTGAAGCCCATGGATGTTAATGGCTCGGCTGATCCGTACGTTAAAGTTCAACTTTTGCCAACCACAACGTTTCCGGATGCGGCGATACTCAAGAGTAAAGTGCTTAAAAATACTCTTTTCCCACTATTTGAAGAGAGCTTTACCTA tCCGGTACCAAAGTCGCTGCAGACTAACCCGGAATGCTGCATTTTATTCACAGTCAAGGATAAGGATCTGATTGGCGCCAATGAAATGATGGGTGAATACTTCCTGGGCTTCCAGGAGATCACCCGCGGAGACTCTTCAGTTGACATGAACGCTTTAGATCAAAGGATATTGCCACTGACTAAACCACAAGATCAAG AATCTGAATATTTGAATGCACTGGAAGGCCGTACATGGGATAAGGTGGCTCGCGATTTCgccaaaaaagagaagaaacgtaTGAACGGAAAATGA